The window CTCTCTCCCCATCATCCCTCCCCATGGGCTTAGGGAGACCAACTCCATTCCCAGTTGGAATAGCCACATGACTCAAGACTGGCCAATGAGAGCTCCGTGTTCCCTTGGGCCTCGGTGATTGGTTCAGGGATGAACATGTGACCTAATCCAGGCCAATAGGGATTTACGCCACCAAGATAGGGagcctctctgaaaataaagttaGCCCAGGGAAAAAGCAGAACACAGAGTAAGGGAGGGTCAGATTCTCAATGCCAACATTTTGCTGCCTGGATCAAGCCATTCCTGAAGCTAATTAGCCCCTAGACTTTTATTCTCATGAGccaacttttttgttgttgttaagccAATTTGAACTGGGTTCTCTGCTGCAATAAGAACATTCATGACTTATTCCAATAACAACTGCTGTTCACTTACTGAAGAAGGGTTTTGACAAGCTCTTAATTCACATCTAACATCACCAGCTTCAGCCTTGTGTGGCTGGCTGGTGGATCCAGGATTTGAACCGAAGTTCCTGTGACCCTGGAAGCTGCATGCATAACTACTCTGGTATTCTGCGTATTGGCAGCTGTGAGAAACAGAcgtctcctctgcctcccctgcccccatccccagcaTGGCTGCTTGAAAACAGACCTactaagtgcctggcacatagtaggcattccaAAATACTgtctgtaaatttttaaaaaacaactaataTAATGTGGACATTGTCTGGATCCTAATTCCCAACCCACCACCtctaaaaagatatttttgagaCACTTGAGTAGATCTTAGATGccattaagacattttaaaatttttgtcgaGGGTGGGGGCGCCTGATGGCTCAGGTGAtgcagcatgcaactcttgatctcaggattgtgaattcaagccccacattgggtgtgagcctacttaaaaaaaatcaataaaataaaatttttgttggGGGTGAAAATGGTCTtgtacttcttttaaaaacttaatttgttggggcacctgggtggctcagtcagttagttaagcatccaactcttgatttcagctcaggtcatgatcccaccatttgtgagttcaagccccatgtcaggctctaggctgacagtgtggagcctgcttgggattctctctctccccctctctctctgcccctcccatgctgtctctctcaaaataaactttaaaaataaaataagagatgcctgtgtggctcaggtcatgatcccacagtttgtgagtttgagtcctgcatcgggctctgtgctgacactcggagcctagagcctgtttcagattctgtgtctccctctctctgcccctcccccgcttgcacgttctccctctttctctcaaaactaaacattaaaaaaatttttttaataaaataaaaacttatttattagagatgcatactgaagtatttacagGTGCAATGACGTGAGGTCTGGAATGTACCTTCAAACGCtaacatgccaaaaaaaaaaaaaagtggagaggaAAATAGATGGAGAAAGTCGGTAATAATAGTTGACCTGGTTGACGAGCACACGGGGCTCCCTGTACGGGGCTCGCAACTAGGGTACGTGTCTAAAATTTTCCACCAAAAAGGCgggaaaaaaatcatagcttCCATTTATGTAAACGTCTAGAAAGTGCAAACTAATCTAggaggacagaaagcagatcagggGTGGCcggggacagggcagagggcaggagaaaTTGCTGAAGGTGCCCTCTCAGTGGTCTTAAAAATCcaacatctggggcacctggcgggctcaatcagaagagcacgtgactcttgagctcggggttgtaagttcgagccccacgctgggtgtggggATGACAGAAATACATTAAcgaaatgaaaatgcaaactaaggggcgcctgggtggctcagtctgttaaacggccgattcttggtttcggctcaggttgtgatctcaaggttctcaTGGGATCGGTCCCCGAGTCACGCTCTGTGCCCCAAGCACAGTTCTCCCTGATCTTAACAAGGAGGACTCACTGAGCTAGGTAGGACTGGGAGTAGGATGTTTCTGactccaagcacagagcctgcttgggattctctctctctctctctctctctctctctctctttctctctctctctcccctctctcggcccttccctccctctctctctctctctctcaaattaagtaaatatttaaaaaattgaaaatccaggggctcctgggcagctcagttagttgagtggttgactcttgacttcagctcaggtcatgatcccgtgggaCCGAGCAcccaggcgggctctgtgctgagcacggagtctgcttgagattcattctctctctccctctgcccctcttgcccactcaccctctctcttctctctaaaaaaataaataaataaataaaaagaaataaaaaataagaatccaGTATCGGTGGCCAATAAATGGTTGTGCATATGCTTTAATACCTTAAGACAACGTTAGCAATGGAACTTTCTGCAGTAATGGGTTCTATGTCCTACATCTGCACTGCTCAACATGTGGCTATAGagctcttgaaatgtggctagtgtagCTAACAAGtgagtttttattgtatttaattttaatgaacttACCGTAAGTTGAAAAGCCGTAGGCTGTTATTGGGTGGCACAGCTTTACAACTGAaagtgaaagggagggagggagggagggaggaagaaatgcaaagctcttttgaaaaaaatgtcattgacaTACACTGAGCCCTTCTTTGAGCCATGTACATTTACTACCTTAGATGAGGCATCTCCTGGAATCATCTCAAcaaccccattttccagatgagaaaactgaggttcagaaaaggGTGTGGGTGACCTGCCCCGATCTTAACAGGGAGGACTGGCTGAGCTACGTTGTGAGTAGGTTGTTTCTGACTCCAAGACAGCGCCCGCCCTGTGTGCTGCGCACCCTCAGCCCCGCCTCCGCCCCGCCCACCTCGCCTCCCTCACCTCCTAACCCTCACCTTCGGCCGGTTGCCTGCTACCTTTTCCTAATTTCCTCATCGATAGTGCTCACAATCTTCTGCAGCCTGGCCTCATCCACAAAGCCATCGCCTTTCTGGGCACAGAGGGGAAAGAGCAGGGACATGTATgtctcccacccccctccaccgCCGCCCCCCCAACCCAGCACCGCCCTCCCTCCCGGCCCCGGGACACACAATCATAATCACCTTCTTTGAATGGACCAGTTTTCCATCCACAAACACTTCAAACTCCCCTGTAGCCTGGGCAGATCTTTCCTCCTCCTGGGGAGGGaatgttgggggtggaggggaaggtgagAGCTCCTCTCCAAGCCCCTGGGGTCTGGGGACCCTAACTaccctccccctcactcccccaGGCCACCGGCACACTCACAAAGCGTAGACAATTTGGAAATTGCAGCTCCAGACTCTTTCTCAGTAGAATGTACTGCAGGGAGGAGATGGGATCATGGGTTCACAGGATCAGAGGGTCatggggtcaggggaggggaaACAGGACCTCCTTCCAGACTTCCTGTCCagcactccccccacctccaaagtCAAAACTACTCACCCGAAGGCTGTAGCTTCAGAGGCCGCTGGACGccgagggaaagagaagggagacagagagatggagagaagataCTCAATCAGTATCTCCCCAGGCCCAGAGGGAGCCTGTGAACACCGGACTCCGATCCCATCCCATACTGCTAGCTCACccaaggcaaaaaaaaaccacaacagtcCTCTGTATGGTCCACAAGCCCCCACGGTATCTGCCCCATTGCCTCCATTCACTCCCTGGCCCGCTGCTCcagcaaaggagggagggaggaagctcttttgaaaaaaatttcattgaCATACACTGAGCCCTTCTTTAAGCCATGTACATTTATTACCTTAGATGAGGCATCTTCTGGAATCATCTCAAcaaccccattttccagatgagaaaactgaggttgaGAAAAGGGTGTGGATGACCTGTCCCAATCTTAACAGGGAGGACTGGCTGAGCTAGGACTGGGACTACCCTCAGCCCCGCCTCCACCCCTCCTACCTCGGAACTCCTCCTCCAACACTGCATGcctcaccacagggcctttgcactggctgttccctctgcagaATGCTCTTATCTACAtggttccctctctcccctccttcaggtctttactCATATATCACCTTCTCAAGGAGGCCTTTCTGACTACCCCATAAAATTGTGAACCCCCCCCATTCCTTCTGCCGTTGGCACTGAtcgccttttttttctttagtttacttatttattttgagagagagagagagagagagagagagaacacaagcgggggagagtcagagagaaggcgagacagaatcccaagcaggctctgcaccattagcgcagagcccagtgtggggctggaacccacaaactgcaagatcatgacccgagccaagatcaagagtcggaagcctaaccgactgcaccacccaggtgctccagcacTGATCGCCTTCTACGATGTGAGATAATGTACTGTGTGCCATATTTATTGTTCATTCCAGCCCCCTCCACACCAGAACGTGAGTGCCACACGGGACAGAGATCTCTGTCTTACgcactcctgtgtccctggtGCCGAGGACAGGGCCGGGCGCAaggtaggtgcttaataaatagtggttgaatgaatgaattaatgaatccaTGGAGTCAAAGAAAGCTagaaaggaggagaagggcagagaaagaggggaagatgaggaagcggggagaaggggagagaggcatTTACAtcgggaaaggaaaagagacagtgagttggggagacagagcaggagagaccACCTGGGCagaaaaaatgggggggggggtggggggagtgagaCTGGGAGAGATAAGGGGGAGAGAATGTTctaaagcaggagagagacatGGGGATTGGGGGAGGTCCCTGCTGTTACTGTTGTCGTGGACCCAGAAGACCCAGCTCTGGGACCACCAAAGAGAACGGAAGCCAGCCTCCTTCCGCCTCTGCACTTGCGGTTCCTCCTCCCCTTGCCACCTCGATTGCCCTCCCAACACCCAGCTTTTCACGTGGAGCCCCCTTCTCATCACCGCCTGAGAAAGGCCATCCCTGACCACCCAGTCTGgcattcccccacccctcccgggcCTGGCTTTGGGTCTGCGtggcccagcctggcctggcGAGAAAAGCAGGTGGCGCTGTTCAGCACTCCATCCATCCTCAGAGCAGGCCTGGCCCTCGGGGGGCAGCACACTCCAAAATGAGTAAATGagactgaatgaatgaagctcAGAGCAGAGATTTGAAGCCAACAGTTCCCCAGCCCCAGAGAAAATGATAGGTGGAGCCAAGTGTCCAACTGGGAGTGGGgactccctcccctcaccctatCTTCAAATCCCGGAAGCCCCAGCGCCCACCCCCTCTGGGCTTTCCCcaaggggaggaaggcaggtgtGGCCGGGGACGCCCCTCACCAGTAGATCACTCGAATCAGGATCTTGCTGTCCTCCGGTAAGTTCTCGAAGGTGGAGGCGAAAGCGGTGGCGGAGGAGTCGGTCTCCAGGATGGGCGCGGGAAGAGAATCGGGAGTGGAATCCATCAACTTGGTGGCTGATGAGTCTGCCCTCGAGGTTGACCCAAGGGTGGGCCCCAGGAAATCAGCGGCCGTTGGAGTGAGGGCAGGAAGGGCCTCTTGGGTGACAGAGCCGAATCCATTGGCGACTGATGGGAAGTGCTTCACACTGGGTGTGGGTGAAAGATCCTTGTCCGGCCACACAGGGGGCTCCGGAGCAGATTCTGAGGCTGGATCCAAAGGTGGGGCTGAGTTCCCTAAGGATTCCGACGCAGGGGCAACGGCTGTGATCGGGACCCGACTGGGAATGAGGTTGGGGCTGGGATCCGGGCCAGAGTCGGGGTCCTGATCGGAGTGGGCGTCCGGACCCGGGTCGGGATCTGTACTGGAGTCAGGGTCTGGACCCGGGTCGGAGTCCCGACGGCAGTCGGGGTCTGGACAGGAGTCTCAGTCCAGACTGGGGTTGGGGTTTGGACCAGAGTCGGGGTCTGGACGAGGGTGGGGGTCCAGGCTGAGGCCGGGGTCTGGACAGGAGTCGGGGTCTGAGCGGGACTCTGGGCCCGGGCCGGGACCGAGATCCGGACGGGATTTGGGGCCCGGCCCGGGGTCAAGGTCTGGGGGGGATTTGGGGTCCGGGCCGGGATCTGGACGGGACGCGGGGCCCGGGCGGGATTCGAGGCCCGGGCCGAGATCTGGACGGGATTCGGGATCTGGACGGGATTCGGGGCCCGGACCGGGGTCTGGGTGGGATTCCGGGTGCGGGCTGGGGTCGAGGCCCGGGCAGGAGTTGGGATGCGGACCGGGATCGAGGACCTGACCGGGGTCGAAGCCCGGACCAAGGCCAAGACCCGGGCCGGTGAGGGATTTGGGGCCCGCGCCTGGTTGTTCATGGGCAgcagggggccgggggggggggggcggggttgggaTCCCGCGGCGTCCTCCTTCCTTGGGGCGGGGAGAGCCTCACGCACACCAGGGTTCTAAAATGGGAGAAGACCACAAGGGGGCACTGTTACATGGTGTTCCACGCTGTACACAGGTTCTACTGCGCTGGGCCTCCAGATCTCACCTAATTCCTGAACCCTACCTTCAAGGCAAGGAACACAGAGATTGCTCCAGCGTTCCTCTCACTATCGCTAACATTCAGGCCTTCAGTATGTTtcttgagtgcctgctgtgtgcacGGTCCTGTGCCGAGTGATTCTGGGAACAGAGCCCTGATCAGCAAACCCCTGGTCCAGTGATCAGGTTCCCTGCCCAGTGGGGGAAACATAGCCATCAGCAACCAACAACAGCCCAGTGTGGCTGGGCTGGAGTAGGGGAGGCACAGGCAGAGGGGTCAGAGACAAGGCGAGAGAGGCACAGGAGCCTGCAGAATCCCAAAAGGTGCTAGAACCAGCCTGGGGCGGAGGGGGCTCCCTGAAAAAATAACTGGGTGGTcaggagaaaactaaaaataataactagCAAAAATAACAAGAGTTTGCAGTTACACAGTGCTAAGTGCTACACATATAAATAaccacagctagtaagtggcacagccaggattcaaatgGAAACTGTCAGGCTCCAGAATGCTGGTACTTAACCACTCTGCAAATGGCCCCATCGCCCTGTgagctccgggggggggggggggggggggggggggggggcgggacttACTTGCCTCTTTCACTGCTGAGTCCCCTGCTCCCAGAATAAGAGCTGGCATGTTCATGGGAGGTCCACAGTaggtgtttcataaatatttacctttttaaaaacaagttttaacaCTCACATGAAATTGGAAAAACAGTGTATAGAATCCTGTaggggtctctgggtggctcagtcggttaagcatctgactcttcatttcggctcaggtcacaatctcgaggttcgtgagagcctgcattgggctctcgagtggaacctactttggactctctctctgcccctgccctgctctctctctctctctctctctctctctcaaaaaataagctataaaaaaaaatttttttttaagaatcctgTATTAACTTCCATCCAGCTTTCCCCAATAATAGCATCATATGTAACTACAGTACCTTGTCAAAACCAGGACTCTGACACTGGTCCAATACTATTAGGTCAGGTACAGACCTTATGTTGAATCATGGAAGAGTTTTAAAAGGagagtcatggggcacctgggtggctcagttggttgagcgtccaactcttgattttggctccgttCATaaccccagggtcctgggataaAGCGCCATGCTCAGCAGAGccccttggaattctctctccctctcccctggcccttctcccctgctcacgctctctctccctctctcaaaattaaaaaatttttaaattttaaataggaaaatctTGAGAGACATCGAATTTTTTGTGTGATTCTATCTAAGCAAGTTTCtacccctctctgggcttcagtttgcCTCCCTGTGAAAAGGGCTTTCCTCTTATCACATAATATTGAGAACTAACACTGAGCATCTATTATCTGACAGCCTCTGATACAAAATGCTTTGTACATATTTAAAACGTGTCTCCAAGTCaccattcatttttcatttctttccctctctagTTCAAGACTCTTGAAGCTTGTGAATTCTTTCTTCTGACAATTCAAATCTACTATTGAGCTCTTCTggaggatttttaattttagatatccTCCTTTTCGGCcccagaatttccatttcttttttttttttttaattttttttaacatttatttatttttgagacagagagagagcatgaacaggggaaggtcagagaaagagggagacacagaatttgaaacaggctccaggctctgagctgttagcacagagcccgacgtggggctcgaacccacagaccgcgagatcatgacctgagccgaagtcggacgcttaaccgactgagccacccaggtgcccctccatctctttttaaaataacttctctcTCTGTTGATAGTCTCTATTTGGTGCCACATGGTTTATTGCTtttagggtgttttgtttttttttgtttttgtttgtttttttttttgagtgttttttttttttaagctttatttatttttgagagagagagagagtgcaagcagggaaggggcagagaggtggggacagaacatcccaagcgggctctgcgctgacagcagggagcttgatgcaaggctggaactcaggagccttgagatcatgacctgagccaaagtcggatgctcaacggactgaaccacccaggcgcccttgcttttatttctttaatcacaGTTGCCTTTTGCTCTCCAAACATATTTGTAATGGCTGCTTTGAAGGCTTTGTTCGCTCCCCAGGGTGGGCAgtttctcttgcctccctccccctccagtaTGCCGTTCTTACTTCCACACCTATCTCATATTTTTTTGTTGGGAACCGGACATTTCAGATCGCACATTATGGCAACTCTGGGCACTGGCCCCGACTCCCTGGGGTTTGTTTTCCTGGTTAGTGACTGGCTAGGTGATTTAAGTCTATTCTCCTTTCTCCAGCAAGTGTagagcaggggggagggtggATGGGGACACAGACTCAGGTATGCCCAGTTATCCTGGGCTGGTGGGTTTGGGCAGGTTCTCTGGGTCTTTCTGACTGTGCCGGGCAGGTAAGCTCCACCAACTGTCAGCTGTTTGCTCTGCAGTCCTCATTGTTTTCAACACCATGGGGGCATCAACTTTTTCAGAGACAGATCCAATCAAATTAGGGATCCTTTGAATGGTTAGCTCCCGGAGTCAGTTTGAGATTAGTTCTGATCCCAGGAAGGCTCCTCCCAGCTGTCTCTTTCCTCAGCTCTCCAGCAAACTAGCCAGACCCTACCCATCTCCTTCCATCGCTTTCCAGCACAACTTGCGCTGCTTTTGAGGCACCTTCAGGCTTGAACTCCACACTGTTGTGAACAGTCTGTTCCTTTGAGAAAAGACTTGGGAGCTCTCGGTTCTGCAGCCTGCCTTCCCAACAGACAAAATCTCTGAGCCACAGCTCTGATACTGGGGAGGGGGACAATGGTAGGCTTGGCTCAGAGTAAGCCCACTTTAGGAGCGGAGTCCTCAGCGGGGTGAGGCGGCAGCCCCAGGCCTCTTAGCTTGCCCTCTGGATGTGAACCCCCTGCcccaggagccagggagggacagtcAGGGCTCCGGCATTCTTGGCCACAACACATCAAACACAGAGTCCCCCAAGTACGGGCTGGGCTGGAGAAGGGAGCCCCCACCTCTTGGTGGTGCTCCCCCAGAACTCAGCCTCAGCAACAAGTAGCTGGTGGCAGGATGAGAGAGACTgacgctctgcccctcccct is drawn from Felis catus isolate Fca126 chromosome E2, F.catus_Fca126_mat1.0, whole genome shotgun sequence and contains these coding sequences:
- the SELENOV gene encoding LOW QUALITY PROTEIN: selenoprotein V (The sequence of the model RefSeq protein was modified relative to this genomic sequence to represent the inferred CDS: deleted 2 bases in 1 codon), with the protein product MNNQARAPNPSPARVLALVRASTPVRSSIPVRIPTPARASTPARTRNPTQTPVRAPNPVQIPNPVQISARASNPARAPRPVQIPARTPNPPQTLTPGRAPNPVRISVPARAQSPAQTPTPVQTPASAWTPTLVQTPTLVQTPTPVWTETPVQTPTAVGSDPGPDPDSSTDPDPGPDAHSDQDPDSGPDPSPNLIPSRVPITAVAPASESLGNSAPPLDPASESAPEPPVWPDKDLSPTPSVKHFPSVANGFGSVTQEALPALTPTAADFLGPTLGSTSRADSSATKLMDSTPDSLPAPILETDSSATAFASTFENLPEDSKILIRVIYCGLUSYSLRYILLRKSLELQFPNCLRFEEERSAQATGEFEVFVDGKLVHSKKKGDGFVDEARLQKIVSTIDEEIRKR